Proteins encoded by one window of Primulina huaijiensis isolate GDHJ02 chromosome 1, ASM1229523v2, whole genome shotgun sequence:
- the LOC140990875 gene encoding uncharacterized protein, translating to MEFQIPRLLICLGALVSADGANSSDWVPVADQVLLLESMILTFIAGAIPSEKYLNNNATSRYQDDVVPESSSSLGGEMTNDNKVYLQFAWDVVKGKLMDSLSAIDVEVDLRETLSEFEGDNTKRQSSLCPVAVGPRIRLLWTSFQWFNKEVSNISANCVSKSTEDFSSVFAEIILNCSHNLCKAWLEDELRLVSRKPDKELPSLVVNKFGAYDSLIQITESLARRIYMWN from the exons ATGGAATTCCAAATCCCAAGACTCTTAATTTGCTTGGGTGCCCTGGTGAGTGCTGATGGTGCTAATTCTTCTGACTGGGTTCCTGTTGCGGACCAGGTCCTCCTGTTGGAGAGTATGATCCTTACGTTTATTGCTGGAGCAATTCCTAGTGAAAAGTACTTGAATAATAATGCGACAAGCAGATACCAGGATGATGTCGTCCCTGAAAGCTCTTCTTCCTTGGGTGG TGAAATGACCAATGATAATAAGGTTTACTTGCAGTTTGCGTGGGATGTTGTGAAAGGCAAGCTTATGGATTCCTTATCTGCTATTGATGTTGAGGTAGATTTAAGAGAAACACTTTCAGAATTTGAAGGAGACAATACAAAACGGCAGTCTAGTTTGTGTCCTGTTGCTGTGGGTCCCAGAATAAGATTGCTATGGACATCATTTCAGTGGTTCAACAAAGAG GTGTCAAATATTTCTGCAAACTGTGTCTCAAAGTCAACCGAGGACTTTTCCTCTGTCTTTGCTGAAATTATTCTGAATTGCAGCCATAATCTATGTAAAGCATGGCTGGAAGATGAACTTCGACTGGTGTCCCGAAAACCTGACAAG GAACTTCCTTCTTTGGTGGTCAATAAATTTGGTGCCTATGACAGTCTAATTCAAATTACAGAAAGTCTGGCAAGGAGGATTTATATGTGGAATTGA